A DNA window from Candidatus Zixiibacteriota bacterium contains the following coding sequences:
- a CDS encoding DNA methyltransferase — translation MSLVDDQSVHLVVTSPPYWQLKDYGSPNQIGFDHSYEEYINNLNLVWKECHRVLHDGCRLCINIGDQFARSVYYGRYKVIPIRTEITRFCETISFDFMGSIIWQKVTTCNTTGGASVMGSFPYPRNGIVKIDYEFILLFKKHGQAPVATKSAKEASKMTTEEWNSYFSGHWNFPGEKQDGHLAMFPEELPKRLIRMFSFVDETVLDPFLGSGTTAATALKLQRNSLGYEINKEFLPFIQNKFSKAQGLFSNVDFDVLSDSSVPTKEDYISLPYQFIDPLKLDKKLDPHKLKFGSRIGNSDSAAPEQYTVKQILAPDRFVLNNGLNIRLLGVRPLVGFELEGRQFMEKMIRGKQVSLKFDETLYDDANNLFVYLYLKNKTFVNAHFLKSGLAVLDRDWKMNNRSLLKMDGTIVKRVDS, via the coding sequence ATGTCACTTGTGGACGACCAAAGTGTTCATCTCGTTGTGACGTCACCACCTTATTGGCAACTCAAGGATTACGGTTCGCCAAATCAAATTGGTTTTGATCATTCTTATGAAGAATATATCAACAATCTCAACCTTGTATGGAAAGAATGCCATCGTGTTCTTCACGACGGATGCCGGCTCTGCATAAACATTGGGGATCAGTTTGCCCGGTCAGTATATTATGGGCGGTATAAGGTCATCCCGATTCGCACCGAAATAACGCGCTTTTGTGAGACTATCAGTTTTGACTTTATGGGGTCTATCATTTGGCAGAAAGTGACTACCTGCAATACGACAGGAGGGGCGAGTGTGATGGGCTCTTTCCCCTATCCAAGAAATGGGATAGTAAAGATTGATTATGAATTTATACTTCTATTTAAGAAGCATGGGCAAGCTCCTGTAGCGACCAAGAGCGCAAAAGAGGCCTCAAAAATGACAACTGAAGAATGGAATTCCTACTTCAGCGGGCACTGGAATTTTCCAGGCGAAAAACAAGATGGTCATTTAGCAATGTTTCCAGAAGAATTACCTAAGAGGCTGATTAGGATGTTTAGTTTTGTTGATGAGACAGTGCTCGATCCATTTTTGGGGAGTGGTACTACTGCAGCCACAGCGCTAAAGCTTCAACGCAATTCATTGGGATATGAAATCAACAAGGAGTTCTTGCCTTTTATCCAAAACAAATTTTCTAAAGCCCAGGGATTATTTTCGAATGTAGATTTTGATGTGTTATCCGATTCCAGTGTACCGACCAAAGAAGATTATATTTCCTTGCCATATCAATTTATAGACCCATTAAAGCTTGATAAAAAGCTCGATCCGCATAAACTTAAGTTCGGCTCTCGCATTGGTAATTCCGATTCGGCTGCACCCGAACAATACACCGTAAAGCAAATTCTTGCTCCAGACCGTTTCGTCCTCAATAACGGTCTCAATATCAGATTATTGGGAGTTAGACCTTTGGTAGGATTCGAACTAGAGGGCAGGCAATTCATGGAAAAAATGATACGCGGGAAACAAGTATCGCTAAAATTCGACGAAACGCTCTATGATGATGCAAATAACCTATTTGTATATCTATACTTAAAGAACAAGACTTTTGTTAATGCTCATTTCCTTAAGAGTGGGTTAGCTGTTCTTGACCGTGATTGGAAAATGAACAATCGTTCTCTGCTTAAAATGGATGGGACTATTGTCAAAAGAGTGGATTCTTAA
- a CDS encoding MoxR family ATPase, with protein sequence MTPSETKSDISAVENLNTAYRQIKSEVGKVIIGQNEVVEQLLISLLSSGHCLLVGVPGLAKTLLISTVARVLNLSFNRIQFTPDLMPSDITGTEIIEEDHTTGKRQFRFVKGPVFANIILADEINRTPPKTQAALLQAMQEHEVTTAGETYRLDEPFFVLATQNPIEQEGTYPLPEAQLDRFMFNVFVNYPSAEEERQIVKATTTLQTPTLQRILSAQDIVAFQQLVRRVPVSDHLVEYAVDIVRATRPNENSALEFVKNWVNWGAGPRASQYLILAAKTRAILDGRPTPGPEDIRFAAYPVLRHRIVTSFNAEADGIDTLQIIKKIMETVKERK encoded by the coding sequence ATGACACCGAGTGAAACGAAATCCGATATCAGCGCCGTTGAAAATCTTAACACCGCCTACAGGCAAATAAAATCCGAGGTCGGCAAAGTAATCATCGGGCAGAATGAGGTTGTCGAGCAGTTGTTGATATCGCTTCTTTCATCGGGACACTGTCTTTTGGTAGGCGTGCCGGGACTTGCCAAAACCCTGCTTATTTCTACTGTTGCGAGAGTGTTGAATCTTTCATTCAATAGAATTCAGTTCACTCCGGACCTCATGCCATCGGATATTACCGGAACAGAAATAATCGAGGAAGACCACACCACTGGCAAACGGCAGTTCCGATTTGTCAAAGGGCCGGTCTTTGCCAATATCATTTTAGCTGATGAAATAAACCGAACTCCGCCTAAAACCCAGGCCGCGCTTTTGCAGGCGATGCAGGAACATGAAGTCACAACGGCCGGTGAGACATATCGGCTCGATGAGCCATTCTTTGTTTTGGCCACACAGAATCCGATTGAGCAGGAAGGGACCTATCCCCTGCCTGAAGCGCAACTTGATCGGTTCATGTTCAATGTCTTTGTGAATTATCCGTCGGCGGAAGAAGAGCGTCAGATTGTCAAGGCAACGACTACCCTGCAGACGCCGACACTCCAGCGGATTCTTTCGGCCCAGGATATTGTCGCCTTTCAGCAACTCGTACGTCGGGTGCCAGTATCGGATCATCTTGTGGAATATGCGGTCGATATTGTTCGGGCGACACGTCCCAATGAAAACTCGGCGCTGGAGTTTGTGAAAAACTGGGTCAATTGGGGGGCGGGACCACGGGCCTCGCAGTATCTTATTTTAGCCGCGAAAACCCGAGCAATACTCGATGGCCGCCCGACTCCGGGACCTGAAGATATTCGCTTTGCGGCCTATCCGGTGTTGCGGCATAGAATAGTGACCTCGTTTAATGCCGAGGCCGATGGCATCGATACACTGCAAATTATAAAAAAAATTATGGAGACGGTCAAAGAGCGGAAGTGA
- a CDS encoding polymer-forming cytoskeletal protein, translating into MLKKPFNTDEVDGLMNTIIGKDTIITGTVDIKGALRVDGTVKGKIICSDCVTVGATGFVEADIESVSAVVAGRMTGNIVASDKIELQAKCEMDGDLKTKSLVIEQGAVFCGSCNMKNQTPDLGFLAPQKEKKEFATLQPKEFK; encoded by the coding sequence ATGCTAAAGAAACCTTTTAATACTGATGAAGTGGATGGTCTCATGAACACCATTATTGGCAAAGACACAATCATTACCGGAACAGTCGACATCAAAGGCGCCTTGCGCGTCGACGGAACAGTCAAGGGGAAAATTATCTGCTCCGACTGTGTGACAGTTGGCGCAACTGGTTTTGTTGAGGCAGATATCGAATCGGTGAGCGCGGTAGTTGCAGGACGCATGACTGGCAATATTGTCGCAAGCGACAAGATTGAACTTCAGGCCAAATGCGAGATGGATGGGGACTTAAAGACCAAATCACTGGTCATCGAACAGGGAGCAGTCTTCTGCGGATCATGCAATATGAAGAACCAGACTCCGGATTTGGGTTTCCTGGCTCCGCAAAAGGAGAAGAAGGAATTCGCGACTCTTCAGCCTAAGGAGTTCAAGTAG